In a single window of the Necator americanus strain Aroian chromosome X, whole genome shotgun sequence genome:
- a CDS encoding hypothetical protein (NECATOR_CHRX.G26276.T3), which yields MFGYVLVTNKNEVITYGGDERFDDYLQERLHSEILFSSDTPSTSSGVHTDSSTESLCTHERTSISRDDRDLKDTLIVANDEIASLFLPIITVCRSQKSIQLDKIFSMTSEQVTILLRRLRSNYLLICLGDNEKVQHQFMDYVELGLEVNVGPLLELLDTDPSSVTLGWNFLKSLSENHCIHDETKVKASLDIRKVIFFHSELSITLPVLNALSLHLHGTLGSNRCILLGNGDVLSSTSSDEGLLWKSISYSDLNFLLKQISSDESSKSEELFQVWLRSTKSIIPYYVDVMVSNICGDFKIVCLFEAKYSILIRTITVFLVQLDRIHFSDDVMKDTCEIEKTVESIAQQLLAFSSSNSTRRSTGGGYMKNPERTAYFIEDFSHCGSGHPIYC from the exons ATGTTTGGATATGTCCTTGTCACAAATAAAAACGAAGTGATTACATACGGTGGAGATGAACGATTCGACGACTACCTCCAGGAACGACTTCATTCAGAAATCCTCTTCTCATCCGACACACCTTCCACATCCAGTGGCGTACACACTGACTCATCCACAGAGTCGTTGTGTACTCACGAAAGGACCTCAATTTCCAGAGATGACAGAGATCTCAAGGATACTTTAATTGTTGCAAATGATGAAATTGCAAGTCTATTTCTTCCAATCATAACTGTTTGCCGATCCCAGAAGTCTATTCAACTTGACAAAATCTTTTCTATGACCTCTGAGCAGGTCACTATACTTTTACGTCGTCTCAGAAGTAATTATTTACTGATATGCCTCGGTGACAA CGAAAAGGTACAACATCAGTTCATGGATTATGTGGAACTTGGTCTGGAGGTGAATGTTGGTCCTCTTCTCGAGTTGCTTGACACGGATCCCTCGTCGGTGACGTTGggatggaattttttgaagtcactCTCTGAAAACCATTGCATCCATGACGAAACTAAAGTGAAAG CATCCCTAGACATCCGCAAAGTGATATTTTTCCATTCTGAACTCTCAATCACACTGCCGGTTTTGAATGCGTTGTCGTTACATCTCCATGGGACCCTCGGCAGTAATAG ATGTATACTTCTTGGAAATGGCGATGTGCTTTCTTCCACAAGTAGTGATGAAGGCCTTTTGTGGAAATCTATATCATATAGTGatctgaattttcttctgaaacaaATTTCGAGTGATGAGTCCAGTAAGAGCGAGGAACTGTTCCAG gTCTGGCTTCGATCCACAAAATCAATCATTCCATACTATGTTGACGTTATGGTGTCCAATATTTGTGGAGACTTTAAAATTGTTTGCCTTTTTGAGGCTAAATATAGCATTCTTATCAGGACCATCACTGTTTTCCTTGTACAACTTGATCGAATTCATTTCTCGGATGATGTCATGAA ggATACTTGTGAAATCGAAAAAACAGTAGAAAGTATTGCACAACAATTACTCGCATTCTCATCTAGTAATTCGACTAGAAGAAGCACTGGTGGAGGATATATGAAAAATCCGGAAAGAACTGCATATTTCATTGAG GATTTCAGTCATTGTGGCAGCGGACATCCGATTTATTGCTAG